Proteins encoded within one genomic window of Cucumis sativus cultivar 9930 chromosome 3, Cucumber_9930_V3, whole genome shotgun sequence:
- the LOC101222744 gene encoding 40S ribosomal protein S14-2 encodes MSRRKTREPKEETVTLGPAVREGEHVFGVAHIFASFNDTFIHVTDLSGRETLVRITGGMKVKADRDESSPYAAMLAAQDVSQRCKELGITALHIKLRATGGNKTKTPGPGAQSALRALARSGMRIGRIEDVTPIPTDSTRRKGGRRGRRL; translated from the exons ATG TCGAGAAGGAAGACTAGAGAGCCCAAGGAGGAAACTGTCACTCTTGGCCCTGCTGTTCGTGAAGGAGAGCATGTCTTTGGCGTTGCTCACATTTTTGCTTCGTTTAATGACACTTTTATT CATGTAACTGATCTGTCTGGTCGGGAAACACTTGTCCGCATCACTG GTGGCATGAAGGTGAAAGCTGATAGGGATGAGTCGTCCCCTTATGCTGCCATGCTTGCTGCACAGGATGTTTCGCAAAGATGCAAG GAACTTGGTATTACTGCTTTGCATATAAAGCTTCGGGCTACTGGTggaaacaaaaccaaaactcCTGGACCTGGTGCTCAATCGGCTCTTAGGGCCCTTGCTCGTTCAGGCATGCGAATTGGCCGTATAG AGGATGTAACTCCGATCCCCACAGACAGTACTCGTAGAAAGGGTGgcagaagaggaagaaggtTGTAA